In Deltaproteobacteria bacterium, a genomic segment contains:
- the yajC gene encoding preprotein translocase subunit YajC, translating to MAALAYAQGADPMAGPGPLVQFLPLVLVMIIFYFLLIRPQQQKARDHRQMLDELKRNDRVLTNGGIYGRIIELSERELTLEISPNVRIQVDRGHIETVMNAVKPAAKGASTEKSEGKDK from the coding sequence ATGGCAGCTCTAGCCTATGCCCAAGGGGCTGATCCGATGGCTGGTCCGGGACCGTTGGTCCAGTTTCTTCCACTCGTGTTGGTCATGATCATCTTCTATTTCTTGCTGATCCGGCCACAGCAACAGAAAGCCAGGGATCATCGACAAATGCTGGATGAGCTGAAACGGAACGATCGGGTGCTGACCAACGGGGGAATATATGGTCGGATCATTGAATTGAGCGAGAGAGAATTGACACTGGAAATCTCACCAAATGTGCGTATTCAAGTTGATCGGGGACATATCGAGACTGTGATGAATGCAGTGAAACCGGCAGCCAAAGGTGCTAGCACGGAAAAGAGTGAAGGAAAGGATAAGTGA
- the tgt gene encoding tRNA guanosine(34) transglycosylase Tgt, with protein sequence MFRFTVTQRDSATQARLGQLETSHGTVATPAFMPVATQGTVKATTPCELRELGAEIILANSYHLYLRPGAALIEGAGGLHQFMGWNGPILTDSGGYQVFSLKDLCRISEEGVQFRSHLDGSKHFLTPESVVRTQEQLGVDIAMVLDECVSAPGSYDQAARASALTTRWAARARVAQRREDQSLFAIVQGGIFPDLREQSARELMALEFPGYAVGGLSVGEDPLVTHEVARHAIQFLPQDRPRYLMGVGMPEQLVRYVALGFDMFDCVLPTRNARNGTLFTWSGKLNIRRAEYATDPRPIEEGCQCYTCQHFSRAYLRHLAMAGEILSARLNTLHNLYFYQRLMRSMRTALAEGRFAEFAHPFLLPVDVKQDKQEENKWQL encoded by the coding sequence ATGTTTCGTTTTACCGTTACACAGCGAGATTCTGCTACGCAAGCACGCCTTGGGCAGTTAGAGACGTCGCACGGGACCGTTGCTACGCCGGCCTTTATGCCAGTAGCCACACAGGGGACCGTGAAAGCGACGACTCCATGTGAACTCCGCGAGCTTGGTGCGGAAATCATCCTCGCGAATTCCTATCATCTATATTTGCGGCCCGGAGCTGCGCTGATCGAAGGCGCGGGCGGACTCCACCAGTTCATGGGATGGAACGGACCGATCCTCACCGATAGTGGTGGATATCAGGTGTTTAGCCTCAAAGACTTATGTCGGATCAGCGAAGAAGGGGTGCAGTTTCGTTCTCACTTGGATGGTTCGAAACACTTTCTTACCCCAGAGTCGGTCGTTCGCACCCAAGAGCAACTTGGGGTAGACATCGCGATGGTCCTGGATGAATGCGTCTCCGCCCCCGGAAGTTATGACCAAGCGGCACGAGCCAGTGCCCTAACGACTCGCTGGGCAGCGCGTGCACGTGTTGCGCAACGTCGTGAGGATCAATCTCTCTTTGCCATCGTACAGGGCGGTATCTTTCCTGACCTGCGTGAACAAAGTGCTCGGGAATTAATGGCGCTCGAATTCCCTGGCTATGCGGTTGGCGGTCTGAGCGTAGGCGAAGATCCACTTGTGACACATGAAGTGGCACGGCACGCAATCCAATTCCTTCCCCAAGATCGTCCTCGGTACCTCATGGGCGTTGGTATGCCCGAACAACTTGTGCGTTACGTTGCGCTTGGTTTTGACATGTTTGATTGTGTGTTGCCAACACGGAACGCGCGCAACGGAACGCTCTTCACTTGGTCAGGCAAACTCAACATCCGTCGGGCCGAATATGCTACCGATCCGCGCCCGATTGAGGAAGGCTGCCAATGTTACACGTGTCAGCACTTTTCGCGTGCGTATCTCCGCCATCTTGCGATGGCAGGAGAGATTCTGTCGGCACGGCTCAATACACTGCACAATCTCTACTTTTACCAACGGCTCATGCGATCTATGCGTACGGCTTTGGCTGAGGGGCGCTTTGCGGAGTTCGCTCACCCGTTTCTTTTGCCGGTAGATGTGAAACAAGATAAACAAGAGGAGAATAAATGGCAGCTCTAG
- the queA gene encoding tRNA preQ1(34) S-adenosylmethionine ribosyltransferase-isomerase QueA: MLLADFDYDLPPELIAQEPTPERASSRLLALARGSQQITHRQFSDIVSLLPPDSLLVLNDTRVFPARLRGHKESGGRIELLLLRRLPGTAETWEVMSKGTQGMKEGSRIVVTPECSGVWVTAPHDGRGELRFSLTGADSFFTLLDRVGEIPLPPYIKRTLGTRPEDHERYQTVYARHVGAVAAPTAGLHFTPELLATVQERGIEVVFLTLHVGAGTFQPVRSEHIESHVMEEEEYEISEDVAQRVNTAKHQGRKIIAVGTTSTRALESAWHDGSVQVGRHRSSLFIYPGFPFQVIDGLITNFHLPRSTLLMLVSAFAGREVILEAYKEAIRQHYRFYSYGDAMLIL; the protein is encoded by the coding sequence ATGCTACTTGCCGATTTTGATTATGACCTGCCTCCAGAGTTAATTGCTCAAGAACCAACCCCTGAGCGGGCGAGTTCGCGCTTGCTCGCACTCGCCCGTGGTTCTCAACAGATTACTCACCGTCAATTCTCGGACATTGTCTCGCTTCTTCCCCCTGATAGCCTCTTGGTGCTCAATGACACGCGGGTCTTTCCCGCGCGCTTGCGTGGGCACAAAGAGAGTGGGGGGCGTATCGAACTTTTGCTGTTGCGACGCTTACCAGGAACTGCGGAAACTTGGGAGGTGATGAGTAAGGGAACACAAGGGATGAAAGAGGGATCGCGCATTGTTGTGACTCCCGAGTGCTCTGGAGTATGGGTGACCGCACCGCATGACGGACGTGGAGAGTTACGCTTTTCGCTCACTGGAGCTGATAGCTTCTTTACCCTGCTTGACCGTGTCGGTGAGATTCCGCTGCCTCCGTACATCAAACGTACACTAGGAACCCGACCTGAAGATCACGAACGCTATCAGACTGTTTATGCGCGCCATGTCGGGGCGGTTGCTGCACCAACTGCCGGTTTGCACTTTACCCCGGAGTTATTGGCGACAGTGCAAGAACGAGGCATCGAGGTTGTGTTCCTGACGTTGCACGTTGGTGCCGGGACATTTCAGCCGGTTCGCTCAGAACACATTGAATCTCACGTCATGGAAGAGGAAGAATACGAGATTTCCGAAGATGTTGCGCAGCGGGTTAACACTGCTAAACATCAGGGTCGTAAGATCATTGCTGTGGGAACGACCAGCACGAGGGCGCTGGAGTCAGCGTGGCATGACGGCAGCGTCCAAGTTGGGCGTCACCGTTCATCACTTTTTATCTACCCAGGATTTCCCTTTCAGGTGATTGATGGGCTGATCACCAATTTCCATTTGCCGCGTTCAACATTACTCATGCTGGTGTCTGCCTTCGCTGGCCGGGAGGTTATCCTAGAGGCGTATAAAGAAGCTATCCGGCAGCACTATCGCTTTTACAGCTATGGCGATGCGATGTTAATTCTCTAA
- a CDS encoding slipin family protein — MGELVSLIGLGSLGPAIILILVFLANSIRRLLEYERGVIFRLGRLQDKPLGPGIRIVLPLIDQMVKVDMRTITMDIPPQDVITKDNVSVKVNAVLYFRVVEPSRAVVQVENYLFATSQLAQTTLRSVCGQEELDDLLSEREKINSRLQEIIDAHTDPWGIKVSLVEIKHIDLPQEMQRALAKQAEAERERRAKIINAEGEFQAAQRLADASVIIEQHPVALQLRYLQTLSEVATENNSTTLFPVPIDLLTPFFGPKKNS, encoded by the coding sequence ATGGGTGAATTGGTTTCGCTGATCGGCCTTGGATCCTTGGGTCCAGCAATTATATTGATCCTTGTTTTCTTGGCCAACTCGATTCGGCGACTCTTAGAATACGAACGGGGAGTGATCTTTCGGCTCGGTCGACTCCAGGATAAACCGCTTGGGCCCGGCATTCGCATCGTCTTGCCACTGATTGATCAAATGGTGAAAGTGGACATGCGCACTATTACGATGGACATTCCGCCACAAGATGTCATCACCAAAGATAACGTCTCGGTCAAAGTGAATGCCGTGCTCTATTTTCGTGTCGTTGAGCCGAGCCGTGCGGTTGTCCAGGTCGAGAACTACCTGTTTGCTACATCGCAACTTGCACAGACAACCTTGCGCAGCGTCTGTGGACAAGAAGAACTCGACGATTTGCTATCAGAGCGAGAGAAGATCAATTCACGCCTGCAAGAGATTATTGACGCCCATACTGATCCGTGGGGAATCAAAGTCTCACTGGTTGAGATTAAGCACATCGACCTGCCACAAGAGATGCAACGTGCACTGGCCAAACAAGCCGAAGCAGAACGTGAACGACGAGCAAAGATTATCAATGCGGAAGGTGAGTTCCAGGCTGCACAGCGACTCGCGGATGCCTCCGTGATTATCGAGCAACATCCGGTTGCGCTACAGCTGCGGTATCTGCAAACTCTGTCCGAGGTTGCAACGGAAAATAATTCGACGACACTGTTTCCCGTACCGATAGATCTGTTGACCCCGTTTTTTGGGCCAAAGAAGAACAGTTAA